The proteins below come from a single Microbacterium sp. SLBN-154 genomic window:
- a CDS encoding DUF4394 domain-containing protein: MKRTKWVASGVAVGFLAASVAAGIGGSPAPQAIVTAKPAIGLTSDGKLVSFNTLTPSVAKPVGAITGLSGDSRLIGIDYRVQDGLLYGVGDLGGVYTLAGATATKVSQLTIAPSGTNFGVDFNPAADRLRVISDTGQNLRHDVVGGTTVADGPLTYPATPTAAATTGVGVTAAAYTNNDLDPATSTTLFNIDTTLDQVVLQSPANAGLLASTGKLGVDAAPDAGFDITADNAGFAVLAANGESRLYSVSLLTGEVDAAGKFPRGVTVTDIAIRIG, encoded by the coding sequence ATGAAGCGCACGAAGTGGGTCGCGTCCGGAGTAGCCGTCGGGTTCCTCGCCGCATCTGTCGCCGCCGGTATCGGCGGAAGCCCGGCGCCGCAGGCGATCGTCACCGCCAAGCCGGCGATCGGTCTCACCTCTGACGGCAAGCTGGTGTCGTTCAACACCCTGACGCCCTCCGTTGCGAAGCCCGTTGGCGCCATAACCGGATTGAGCGGTGACTCGCGACTGATCGGCATCGACTACCGCGTGCAGGATGGGCTGCTGTACGGAGTGGGCGATCTTGGCGGCGTCTACACCCTCGCCGGCGCCACCGCCACGAAGGTGTCGCAGCTGACGATCGCCCCGTCTGGCACGAACTTCGGTGTCGACTTCAATCCCGCTGCCGACCGGCTGCGAGTGATCAGCGACACCGGCCAGAATCTCCGGCACGACGTCGTCGGAGGAACCACGGTCGCGGATGGCCCCCTCACATACCCGGCGACTCCGACAGCAGCCGCGACGACGGGCGTGGGAGTGACCGCGGCGGCGTATACCAACAACGATCTCGACCCTGCCACCAGCACGACACTGTTCAACATCGACACGACGCTCGATCAGGTCGTGCTGCAGTCGCCGGCCAACGCCGGATTGCTGGCGTCGACCGGCAAGCTCGGAGTCGACGCCGCACCCGACGCCGGCTTCGACATCACCGCCGACAATGCCGGGTTCGCGGTGCTGGCCGCGAACGGCGAGAGCAGGTTGTACAGCGTTTCGTTGCTGACCGGTGAGGTCGATGCGGCGGGCAAGTTTCCGCGGGGCGTGACCGTGACAGACATCGCCATTCGCATCGGCTGA
- a CDS encoding LacI family DNA-binding transcriptional regulator: MIFRTQCDARSGAVIEDDIGGEVTDAGAKRATLRDVAQRAGVSVATASKALNDRQHVSATTRARVREAADSLSFTPNETARSLLAGQTGTVGLITGDLEGRFSLPILMGAEDAFGAGRVSVLLCDARGDAIREKYHLDALLRRNVDGIIVVGYRTNPRVPLPESLPVPVVYAYAPSESADDVSVIPDDETAGVLAADHLLTTGRRRIAHISGDPDYTAATDRARGVEQRLADEGLPLALGRPLFGSWSEQWGRTATRRLLEADPEIDGIVCASDQIARGALDALKDLGRDVPRDVGIIGVDNWEPMTTGASPTLTSVDLNLKELGREAAELLFASMAGPVEPGIRRVRGRVVAREST; the protein is encoded by the coding sequence ATGATTTTCCGAACCCAGTGCGATGCCCGATCGGGTGCCGTGATCGAGGATGACATCGGAGGCGAAGTGACGGATGCCGGGGCGAAGCGCGCGACGCTGCGCGATGTCGCTCAGCGCGCCGGCGTCTCGGTCGCGACGGCGTCGAAGGCGTTGAACGACCGGCAGCACGTCAGCGCGACCACGCGCGCCCGCGTTCGCGAGGCGGCGGACTCGCTGTCGTTCACCCCGAACGAGACCGCACGGAGCCTGCTCGCCGGCCAGACCGGAACCGTGGGGTTGATCACCGGCGACCTCGAGGGCCGGTTCAGTCTCCCCATCCTCATGGGAGCAGAGGACGCGTTCGGGGCGGGGCGCGTGTCGGTGCTGCTCTGCGATGCGCGCGGCGACGCGATCCGGGAGAAGTATCACCTCGACGCGCTGCTGCGCCGAAACGTCGACGGCATCATCGTCGTCGGGTACCGCACGAACCCGCGCGTGCCGCTGCCGGAGTCCCTCCCGGTTCCGGTGGTTTATGCCTACGCGCCGAGCGAGTCGGCCGATGATGTCTCGGTCATCCCCGACGACGAGACGGCCGGAGTGCTCGCCGCCGATCACCTGCTCACCACGGGGCGTCGGCGCATCGCGCACATCTCCGGCGACCCCGACTACACGGCCGCGACCGATCGCGCGCGCGGTGTCGAGCAGCGCCTGGCGGACGAGGGGCTTCCGCTCGCCCTTGGCCGCCCCCTCTTCGGGTCGTGGTCGGAGCAGTGGGGGCGCACCGCGACGCGGCGCCTCCTCGAGGCCGACCCCGAGATCGACGGCATCGTGTGCGCGAGCGATCAGATCGCGCGCGGCGCGCTGGATGCGCTCAAAGACCTCGGCAGGGACGTGCCGCGCGATGTCGGCATCATCGGCGTCGACAACTGGGAGCCGATGACCACGGGCGCATCGCCCACCCTGACCAGCGTCGACCTCAACCTGAAGGAGCTCGGCCGGGAGGCTGCCGAGCTGCTGTTCGCCTCGATGGCCGGGCCGGTCGAACCGGGGATCCGGCGTGTACGCGGCAGGGTGGTGGCTCGCGAGAGCACCTGA
- a CDS encoding sugar ABC transporter substrate-binding protein, giving the protein MNSASRVQGRILVASAAAVALTLTGCTPSAQTPSGDGGGDGGGAQTLTVWHYFSDDNQVAILDEYKAMFEEANPDVTVENVFVPYDQLNPRLISSAASSTGPDVVVFNGADMSTLALGNALAPLDDYWADFADADQFPESVIHSLDDTVYAVQGYVNLLGLWYNADVLGEIGVEPPTSIEELDAALTAAVDAGQGGITLSGLPNSQGEWQAYPWLSSFGFTYDDPQREPLVEAFSMIQRWTESGALTREASTWDQTVPFQTFAAGGHAFAENGNWQMGTAESTAEFSYGVVPLPVGAEGGVYLGGEGQAIGAFSEQPDLAWDYLEATYYSEEGGVIAAELVGSIPARSDAAGSEAVTGNDLMAPFADSIASNGTNYPAGVIPPESVADVQLAVGQAWSAVISGQLTPDAAADQVLAALEGLL; this is encoded by the coding sequence ATGAACAGCGCATCTCGAGTCCAGGGTCGCATCCTCGTCGCGTCAGCGGCGGCGGTCGCCCTCACTCTCACCGGTTGCACCCCGAGCGCCCAGACCCCGTCCGGCGACGGCGGAGGCGACGGCGGCGGCGCCCAGACCCTCACGGTCTGGCACTACTTCAGCGACGACAACCAGGTCGCGATCCTCGACGAGTACAAGGCCATGTTCGAAGAGGCCAACCCCGACGTCACCGTCGAGAACGTCTTCGTCCCCTACGACCAGCTGAACCCGCGCCTGATCTCCTCCGCGGCATCGAGCACCGGGCCCGACGTCGTCGTGTTCAACGGCGCCGACATGAGCACCCTCGCCCTCGGCAACGCGCTTGCCCCGCTCGACGACTATTGGGCCGACTTCGCCGACGCCGACCAGTTCCCCGAGTCGGTCATCCACTCGCTCGACGACACGGTCTACGCCGTGCAGGGCTACGTCAACCTCCTCGGTCTCTGGTACAACGCCGACGTGCTCGGCGAGATCGGCGTCGAGCCGCCGACGTCGATCGAGGAACTGGATGCCGCCCTGACGGCCGCCGTTGATGCAGGACAGGGGGGCATCACCCTCTCGGGCCTGCCGAACTCGCAGGGTGAGTGGCAGGCCTACCCGTGGCTGTCGTCCTTCGGCTTCACCTACGACGACCCGCAGCGCGAGCCCCTCGTCGAGGCGTTCTCGATGATCCAGCGCTGGACCGAGTCGGGCGCCCTCACCCGCGAGGCCTCGACGTGGGACCAGACGGTTCCGTTCCAGACGTTCGCGGCCGGCGGCCACGCCTTCGCCGAGAACGGCAACTGGCAGATGGGCACCGCAGAGTCCACGGCCGAGTTCTCCTACGGCGTCGTCCCGCTCCCGGTCGGCGCGGAGGGCGGTGTCTACCTCGGCGGTGAAGGCCAGGCCATCGGCGCCTTCAGCGAGCAGCCCGACCTCGCCTGGGACTACCTCGAGGCGACCTACTACAGCGAAGAGGGCGGCGTCATCGCCGCCGAGCTCGTCGGCAGCATCCCGGCGCGCTCCGATGCGGCAGGCTCCGAAGCCGTCACCGGCAACGACCTGATGGCTCCCTTCGCCGACTCGATCGCGTCGAACGGCACGAACTACCCCGCCGGCGTCATTCCTCCCGAGTCGGTCGCCGACGTCCAGCTCGCCGTCGGGCAGGCCTGGAGCGCCGTCATCAGTGGACAGCTGACCCCCGACGCCGCCGCCGACCAGGTGCTCGCGGCCCTCGAGGGCCTGCTCTGA
- a CDS encoding carbohydrate ABC transporter permease, which yields MSNLTTAPPAGAPSVRRGGGGRTPARRRRITGAGGNRHLFFILPAALFLLVFAVYPVVQLVRMSLSDVRVDNLGADWQFVGLENVIRNFGDGAFGGVIINTVVFVAIVTVLGLVGGLAAAILLAPTGKWPGLILALLVFVWALPPVVNGSVWKFLLGTQGLFNTLLTDLGLASTAVPFLFDDRLALVSVALVNSWVVIPFNALVYRAAIIGIPGELFEASRVDGASRWQEIRHVIIPSVRSTTMILTVLTVVYGFRSFDFIYVMTFGGPGTATTTLPFLGYVQAFVRFDFGLGASTALIAVLMVLVLAVIYARNVRQEEK from the coding sequence GTGTCGAACCTGACCACCGCGCCGCCCGCCGGCGCACCCTCCGTCCGACGGGGTGGGGGCGGGCGCACCCCCGCCCGGCGACGCCGCATCACCGGCGCCGGCGGCAACCGTCACCTCTTCTTCATCCTCCCCGCCGCGCTCTTCCTCCTCGTCTTCGCGGTCTACCCGGTCGTGCAGCTGGTGCGCATGAGCCTCAGCGACGTGCGGGTGGACAATCTGGGCGCCGACTGGCAGTTCGTCGGTCTCGAGAACGTCATCCGCAACTTCGGCGACGGAGCGTTCGGCGGCGTCATCATCAACACCGTCGTCTTCGTCGCGATCGTGACGGTGCTCGGCCTCGTCGGGGGTCTTGCCGCAGCCATCCTTCTCGCCCCGACGGGGAAGTGGCCGGGCCTCATCCTCGCGCTCCTCGTCTTCGTCTGGGCGCTCCCGCCGGTCGTGAACGGCAGTGTCTGGAAGTTCCTCCTGGGAACGCAGGGGCTCTTCAACACCCTGCTCACCGACCTCGGACTGGCATCGACCGCGGTGCCGTTCCTCTTCGACGACCGTCTGGCGCTGGTGTCAGTCGCCCTCGTCAACTCGTGGGTCGTCATCCCGTTCAACGCCCTGGTCTACCGCGCGGCGATCATCGGCATCCCCGGCGAGCTCTTCGAAGCGTCGCGGGTCGACGGGGCCTCGCGCTGGCAGGAGATCCGGCACGTCATCATCCCGTCCGTGCGCTCGACGACCATGATCCTGACGGTGCTGACCGTGGTCTACGGCTTCCGGTCGTTCGACTTCATCTACGTGATGACCTTCGGCGGCCCGGGAACGGCGACGACGACCCTGCCCTTCCTCGGGTATGTGCAGGCATTTGTTCGCTTCGACTTCGGCCTCGGCGCCAGCACGGCGCTGATCGCGGTGCTGATGGTCCTCGTCCTCGCGGTGATCTACGCCCGCAACGTCCGGCAGGAGGAGAAGTGA
- a CDS encoding carbohydrate ABC transporter permease, with translation MSTVTATRTLTTDSSRPRRAPRKLFASPVAGALRIVLFLMYAVPLLWIVLTSLKSPSDVIGSQSSLLFRPTIDAYVAALSNAGLFTAMQQSFVIAAGTTLLTLAIAIPAGYGLARVNSAVTTIILGALIVFQMLPQTANVIPLFQIFGQWGLLDTNLGLIIADTALLTPFAVLLMRPFFRAVPVALEEAAMLDGASSIRVFRSVMLPLARNGIATTGTLVFLLAWGEFLYAVNFFLSPVNYPLSALLAAQVSAFGINWPGLMALAVITSVPILILFFFTYRLLREGLTLGAVK, from the coding sequence ATGTCGACCGTCACCGCAACCCGCACCCTCACCACTGACTCGTCGCGCCCCCGGCGCGCACCCCGCAAGCTCTTCGCCAGCCCGGTCGCGGGCGCCCTCCGCATCGTCCTCTTCCTCATGTACGCCGTTCCGCTGCTGTGGATCGTGCTGACGTCGTTGAAATCGCCGTCGGATGTCATCGGGTCGCAGTCATCCCTGCTGTTCCGGCCCACCATCGACGCCTACGTCGCGGCGCTCTCCAACGCCGGGCTCTTCACGGCCATGCAGCAGTCGTTCGTCATCGCCGCCGGGACGACCCTGCTCACCCTCGCCATCGCCATCCCGGCCGGGTACGGGCTCGCCCGCGTCAACTCGGCGGTGACGACGATCATCCTCGGGGCACTCATCGTCTTCCAGATGCTGCCCCAGACCGCGAATGTCATTCCGCTCTTCCAGATCTTCGGACAGTGGGGGTTGCTCGACACCAACCTCGGCCTCATCATCGCCGACACCGCTCTCCTCACCCCCTTCGCCGTCCTGCTGATGCGGCCCTTCTTCCGCGCCGTGCCGGTCGCCCTCGAGGAGGCGGCGATGCTCGACGGCGCCTCCAGCATCCGGGTGTTCCGCTCGGTCATGCTGCCGCTCGCACGCAACGGCATCGCCACGACCGGAACGCTCGTCTTCCTGCTGGCGTGGGGAGAGTTCCTCTACGCGGTGAACTTCTTCCTCAGCCCCGTCAACTACCCGCTGAGCGCGCTGCTCGCGGCGCAGGTGTCGGCGTTCGGCATCAACTGGCCGGGCCTCATGGCGCTCGCGGTCATCACGTCGGTGCCCATCCTGATCCTCTTCTTCTTCACCTACCGGCTCCTGCGCGAGGGACTCACCCTCGGCGCTGTCAAGTAA
- a CDS encoding glycoside hydrolase family 127 protein gives MSDALLQYPHVTTPVDGPVSPSRGTLSPIGVTGVKIDGGFWGRMQELNGSAIIRHCYAWMDRLGWIDNFVAAVEGRLPHDRTGREFSDSDVYKLLEAMAWEMARADDAELASLYEAVVAKIVAAQEADGYLNTRFGRPGQEPRYSDLEWGHELYCYGHLMQAAVARLRAHGEDDLVRVARRAADHVCEVFGPGGIEAVCGHAEVETALAEFARATGEARYLEQARLFVERRGTGTLADIEFGREYYQDDVPVRDADVLRGHAVRAMYLAAGAIDVAVELEDDELLHAVERQLDRTIARRTYLTGGIGAHHEGESFGADWELPSERAYSETCASVGSMMTYHRMMLATGEAHYADLVERNLYNVVATSPAEDGRSFFYTNTLHRRAPGTVPATDEVSPRAAASMRAPWFAVSCCPPNVARTLASLGSYLAATDDNTLYLAHYATGQVTASLPGGTLTVDVETAYPHEGRITVKVTAAPEGGPDLVLRVPAWAESGATLTAHGTSRPVAVGWARAESLRVGDKVVLDLPMAPRVVSPDPRIDALRGQVAVERGPLVLCLERSADADYSAEELRVAGDPIDTEEGVMLPMVPVGFDDKPWPFGAPAARPLGEQITVPLIPYHRWGNHGPSTMRVWMPLAAG, from the coding sequence GTGAGCGACGCCCTCCTGCAGTACCCCCATGTCACCACTCCGGTCGACGGACCGGTGAGTCCGAGCCGCGGAACGCTCTCACCGATCGGGGTGACCGGCGTAAAGATCGACGGCGGTTTCTGGGGACGGATGCAAGAGCTCAACGGATCCGCGATCATCCGCCACTGCTACGCGTGGATGGATCGGCTCGGCTGGATCGACAACTTCGTCGCCGCGGTCGAGGGACGCCTGCCGCACGACCGCACGGGCCGGGAGTTCAGCGACTCCGACGTGTACAAGCTGCTCGAGGCGATGGCGTGGGAGATGGCCCGAGCGGATGACGCGGAGCTCGCGTCTCTCTATGAGGCGGTGGTGGCGAAGATCGTCGCCGCGCAGGAGGCCGACGGCTATCTCAACACCCGGTTCGGTCGCCCGGGCCAGGAGCCGCGCTACTCAGACCTTGAGTGGGGGCACGAGCTCTATTGCTACGGGCACCTGATGCAGGCCGCCGTGGCGCGTCTGCGCGCGCACGGTGAAGACGACCTGGTCCGCGTCGCACGCCGCGCCGCCGATCATGTGTGCGAGGTGTTCGGGCCGGGCGGCATCGAGGCGGTGTGCGGCCATGCCGAGGTCGAGACCGCCCTGGCGGAGTTCGCCCGCGCCACCGGCGAAGCCCGCTACCTCGAGCAGGCGCGCCTGTTCGTCGAGCGCCGCGGCACTGGCACCCTCGCCGACATCGAGTTCGGCCGGGAGTACTACCAGGACGACGTTCCGGTGCGCGACGCCGACGTGCTGCGCGGGCACGCGGTGCGCGCGATGTACCTCGCCGCCGGCGCGATCGATGTCGCCGTCGAGCTGGAGGACGACGAGCTGCTGCACGCTGTTGAGCGTCAGCTCGATCGCACCATCGCACGCCGCACTTACCTGACCGGAGGCATCGGCGCCCACCACGAGGGGGAGTCGTTCGGCGCGGACTGGGAGCTGCCGTCGGAGCGGGCGTACAGCGAGACCTGCGCGTCGGTGGGATCGATGATGACCTACCACCGGATGATGCTCGCAACGGGGGAGGCGCACTACGCCGACCTGGTCGAGCGGAACCTGTACAACGTGGTGGCGACCTCGCCGGCCGAAGACGGACGCTCCTTCTTTTACACGAACACGCTGCACCGCCGCGCCCCGGGCACGGTGCCGGCCACCGACGAGGTGAGCCCGCGCGCCGCCGCGAGCATGCGTGCGCCGTGGTTCGCGGTGTCGTGCTGCCCGCCGAACGTCGCGCGCACGCTGGCGTCGCTGGGGAGTTATCTCGCCGCGACCGACGACAACACGCTCTATCTCGCGCACTACGCCACGGGGCAGGTGACGGCTTCGCTTCCGGGCGGGACCCTCACCGTCGACGTCGAGACGGCATACCCGCACGAGGGCCGAATCACCGTCAAGGTCACGGCGGCGCCCGAGGGCGGGCCTGACCTGGTGCTGCGCGTGCCGGCGTGGGCGGAGTCGGGCGCGACGTTGACAGCGCACGGGACATCTCGTCCGGTGGCGGTCGGCTGGGCTCGCGCGGAATCGCTGCGGGTCGGCGACAAGGTCGTGCTCGATCTTCCGATGGCACCGCGGGTCGTGTCTCCCGATCCGCGGATCGACGCGCTCCGCGGGCAGGTCGCCGTGGAGCGCGGGCCGCTGGTGCTGTGCCTCGAGCGATCCGCGGACGCGGACTACAGCGCAGAGGAGCTGCGTGTCGCGGGCGACCCGATCGACACCGAGGAGGGCGTCATGCTGCCTATGGTGCCGGTCGGGTTCGACGACAAGCCGTGGCCGTTCGGTGCGCCGGCGGCCCGGCCACTCGGCGAGCAGATCACGGTCCCCCTGATCCCCTACCACCGGTGGGGAAACCATGGTCCTTCCACGATGCGGGTCTGGATGCCGCTGGCGGCAGGCTAG
- a CDS encoding potassium channel family protein, producing the protein MYGERLARWERIIDWPLMGAAVAFLIAYAAQILFQPAGLAAAVAEGAIYATWAMFALDYVVRLVIAQPRWQWFYRHLLDLAIVVLPMLRPLRLMRFLTVLAIVHRGAGTLLRGRVLTYTVGATALTIIIAGLAVLDAERGQPGSNIETFGEALWWAIVTITTVGYGDFYPVTDLGRLIAFALMLGGIALIGVVTATLASWIVERVSLETQTSATATEEQVEALRTEIADLKDMIRGLSRSR; encoded by the coding sequence GTGTATGGAGAACGTCTTGCCCGCTGGGAACGCATCATCGACTGGCCCCTTATGGGCGCCGCGGTCGCATTTCTGATCGCCTACGCCGCCCAGATTCTCTTCCAACCCGCCGGTCTCGCCGCAGCAGTGGCTGAGGGAGCGATCTACGCCACCTGGGCCATGTTTGCTCTCGACTACGTCGTCCGCCTGGTGATCGCACAGCCCCGCTGGCAATGGTTCTACCGCCACCTTCTCGATCTGGCAATCGTCGTGCTGCCGATGCTCCGCCCGTTGCGCCTGATGCGCTTCCTCACCGTGCTAGCAATTGTTCACCGTGGCGCGGGGACGCTCTTGCGTGGTCGAGTGCTCACCTACACCGTTGGCGCGACGGCTCTCACGATCATCATCGCCGGACTGGCGGTTCTCGACGCAGAACGAGGACAACCGGGCAGCAACATCGAGACGTTCGGCGAAGCGTTGTGGTGGGCTATCGTGACGATCACGACAGTCGGTTATGGCGACTTCTACCCGGTTACGGATCTGGGCCGACTCATCGCCTTTGCTCTGATGCTCGGGGGCATCGCGCTCATCGGTGTCGTCACCGCAACCCTCGCCTCTTGGATCGTGGAGCGTGTCTCACTTGAGACCCAGACATCTGCCACGGCGACCGAGGAACAAGTTGAGGCACTGCGAACCGAGATCGCGGACTTGAAGGACATGATCCGCGGGCTGTCGAGGTCGCGGTAA